In Dendropsophus ebraccatus isolate aDenEbr1 chromosome 13, aDenEbr1.pat, whole genome shotgun sequence, the sequence attatttcatctgagttaatcagtgaaattagtgtatacctgtagtgcatagttggaggagtTCTGTATACcttcagtgtatagtttttaggggtctcgcatatctgtagtgcatagttgggggggtcctgtatacctgtagtgtgtagttgtggggggggggttgtatgcctgtactgtatagtttgggaagtcccgtatacctgcagtgtatggttcgggagtcctgtatacctgtactatatagttggtgctgtatacctgtaatgtatagttggtggaggtcttgtatacctgcagtttatagtttgagggtcctgtatacctgtagtatatagttggtggaggtcctgtatacctgtagtatagagttggtaaaggtgctgtatacctgtagtatagagttggtgggggtgctgtatacctgtagtgtatagtttttggttCATGttaacctgtagtgtatagtttggggtcctatatacctgtagtatatagttggtggagttcctgtatacctgtagtgtatagttttggggtcctgtatacctgtagtgtatagtttgggatcctgtatacctgtagtatataggtggcggtcctgtatacctgtagtatatagttggtggaggtcctgtatcccgtagtgtatagttttggggtcctgtatatctgtagtgtaaagtttggggtcctgtatacctgtagtatatagttggtgaatgtCCCGTGCACctggtgtatagttttggggtcctatataactgtagtgtcctgtatacctgcagggtcatatttaccattaggcacccatggtctggtgcctagggtagcaccttgcagaggggcagtaccctactggttagacttgccagaaaatctagtgtcttttcgagggggggtatggcggtgttattcagtcacagtgtgtcgttatttggtcaggtctggtatggcggtgttattcagtcacagtatggcggtattggtcaggtctggtatggcggtgttctccagtcactgtgtggcggtattggtcaggtctggtatagcggtgttattcagtcacagtatggcggtattggtcaggtctggtgtggcagtgttatccagtcatagtatggtggtattggtcaggtctggtatgctggtgttatccagtcacagtatggcggtattggtcaagtgtgTTATgagagtgttatccagtcacaataaggcggtattggtcaggtctggtatggcggtgttatccagtcacagtgtggcagtattggtcaggtctggtatggcggtgttaaatgtgatgtgtggagctattacctaccaatcctgatgctaactGGTGAGtgaggatacactgtatacatgtactgtatagttggagtagggggtcctgtacacatgtactgtatagatggagtagggggtcctgtatacatgtactgtatagatggagtagggggtcctgtatacatgtactgtatagataaagtagggggtctaccagttatttctgtggatgtgttgtgaggcagctgccctagaaattattcacattccagctccctgtgaaaatgaaagcagtaatcctattggttgctaaggattCCAAATGCTGTGTCTGCTGcagtgctaattatatcacctgtgtgcagtaaggagattttcccattcatttctatggggcgctctttcccctccccctcccctcctgtacatctggccaagatgggaccttcgctctaacctgcccaggcacacaatgtatctgtgtgccaaatttggggtcaaacggttcaagcgtttagaagtctataaaggacagacagacagacagacagactttgatttttatgatatagatatcctGTACATATGAACACGCCAtaatcctgcctccacttccaagatgaacttgtctcagaaatgacagcccgctcagccagtcactggccgtagAACTGTCCTGcagtgatcagtgattggctgatgagtACAACTTGGAAGTATAGGCGGGAGGATCCTCTTGTGGGGATACTGGAGACCCGTAGGAGGACAGGCGGACTACAGAGAAGTAATAActtctttattgttttgttttttttacaacttaGCATGCTCAAGGCCAATTATTTTGAATTTGAATAtgagtggatgaagaagttggatgcagcctatggttgtatcaatgttttcccgcACTCCTTAGGGTTGTATGCAACTTCTTaagacaccgctaatcaaatgctgaacgatcataCTCGAGTTTCACACATCCCTAGTGCTCTGCTATTAAGAGTCCCTCCAAGCCAGACTCTATTAGCAGAGACACATCCGTAGTGATgggaggtaagtatagatttAAAGGTGCTAATATCACCCATAGGCACCCTGCAGTCTTGTGATGGAGGGGGCCATTCAGACACCTGACAGGGTTGGTACCTGTCATTCAGCCAATTCATTGCTACAATCACTTGATTGTGGCATTGAAAGGttaaaagtgactgtaccaccaggcccagactgaagcactggaggcggccgactcacccttagtgggaaaaaaccccagcccctctatgatagggttccattgattttaatggagtcacgtcatagaggggctggagtttcttcccactaagggtgggtcggcccgcctccagtgcttcagcctgggcctggtagtacagtcactttaaaggacaactctggccaaaacgtattttttaatatgttattacttatggaaagttagacagattcctaatgtacattaattatgggaaatgcacatacactgctatttctcttaatttagtagatcagggaggcttcagattctttaaaaaaccgtgacgtcacgaatcagttgtaattccaatagagtgtctagcagggggcacattatatatagaagtctatggcactgtattgtgtctATAGAAGTGAATGTAAAGTATGTACACTATGCTTTTTTGATTGAatacgtttatggaatactttggggagcaagtgtccttcctccccaaaggattccataaatgtattcaatcaataaagcatagtgtacatacattacatactttACATTCACTTCTATAagcacaatacagtgccatagacttctatatatagtgcaccccctgctggacactccatctGAATTTTAACCGATTCGTGACACCACggttttttaaagaatctgaagcctccctgatctactaaattaagggaaatagcagtatatgtgtattttccataattaatgtacattaggaatttgtctgactttccataagtaataacatattaaaaaatacttttgcctGAACGTCTTAAGTGACTGACATAAGCAGGATTGCTGGTTCCAGTCATTACCAGAGAAGGTGTCCTACACATAGCAGCTGACCCCCACTGTGTATGGGAAATCCACAGCCTCTGGGCTACATGTTGCTGTACCATGTGAAGGATACTACTGACATAAGACCCCACCTGAGGATGCCGCAGCATGAAGTTTACCGCTTCTTCAAAGTATTCCAGCCGCAGGTCCTTCATCTCTTTAGGTAGATCCTCATAGTTATAATAAGCTAATGCCAGGGTGGCAAATCCTTTATCAGCCAGCAGGGACGCCTTGTAATCCAGGAGTCCTCCACCCGTACCTTGTATCTCTATAACTCCTGGAAATGGACCAGGACCTGTACAGATAATATATAGTTATAACAACTGAAGAGGTAGCACAGTCCTTACATGCTTATTAGGGTCACGTCCCAGATATTCGGGGTGACATCTACTATAGCTGCCAGCTTCTATTGAGGTTGTCACCCACCTTACCAGGGTCCTGAATAGCAAACTCACAAGGAGCCCACttggacccagcgggatcacggTGTCCTCCGCTTGGATTGAGCGCAGCAGGTGTAACAGTCAGCtgtatgatttacacctgcgctCAATGAAAGTCCCGCTGGGACCATGTGGTCTCCTTCTCTGTCTGTAGCATCTGTGGTGTTGATGGTTCTCACCGAGCTGCGGTGTTGGGTGGAGGCCTGCCATAGATTGAGATTGTGCCTATGATTTGCACAACTCTGAAAGGTGAGTGTGTTTGTGTGATCAAGTCTTACTCTGTGCATCTCTCCCCGAGGTTTGCTGATATTGCACCTAGAGGCATTTATGCAGCAGAATAGGAGGAGGAtatgatactgtatatagtaacactgccatacaggagcctgggagagctgggtgataccGCTGCAGTATTGGAGGAGATGTTACTGTATACAGgagcctgggagagctgggtgataccGCTGTGGTATAGAAGGAGGAtatgatactgtatatagtaacactgccatacaggagccTGGGAGAGCTGGCTGATACCGCTGCAGTATTGGAGGAGGAtatgatactgtatatagtaacactgccatacaggagccTGGGAGAGCTGGCTGATACCGCTGCAGTATTGGAGGAGATGTTACTGTATACAGgagcctgggagagctgggtgataccACTGTGGTATAGAAGGAggatgatactgtatatagtaacactgccatacaggagcctgggagagctgggtgataccgctgcagtataggaggaggatatgatactatatacaggagcctgggagagctgggtgataccGCTGTGGTATAGGAGGAtatgatactgtatatagtaacactgccatacaggagcctgggagagctgggtgatgccGCTGCAGTATAGGAGGAtatgacactgccatacaggagcctgggagagctgggtgataccgctgcagtataggaggaggaggatatgatactgtatatagtgacactgccatacaggagcctgggagagctgggtgataccGCTGTGGTATAGGAGGAtatgatactgtatatagtgacactgccatacaggagcctgggagagctgggtgataccGCTCCGGTACCGGCCCGGTTCCCCCATAGCAGCTTGTGCACTCACCGGGCGGCAGGAAGAGGCTCCCCCGCACCCGTCCATCCCGCACCGGCTCCCGGGTCACCCCTTCCCCCATGAAGCTCCTCTCCTGGGCGGCCTCAGCCAGCAGAGCCCCGGGCGGCCGGTGGGCCTGGTGCAGGGAGAAGCGCAGCTGGAAGGGGCTCTGCACGTCCTTCTTGATCAGCCTCCTGAGGGGAGTCCGGGGCTCCAGGGACCACAGGGGCCCCTCCGGCTCCACTCCGGTGTAGCTGCCGCCTTCCAGGGCCGGGCTCCGGGACAGCTCCAGCTCCCCGCCGCCGTCCGCCTGGTACAGGGCCACGGAGGTGAACAGCTCCCCGGCCTCATCGGTCAGAGCGGTGCGGAGAGTGACCGGCTGCCCGGGGCTCAGCCCGCGGACCCGGAGCTGCAGAGGCCGGTCATAGAGACAGCGGCCCGGGGACACCTGCATACACAGCCCGGACATAGCGCGACCGCATCGGGGAACAGCGGGGAGACGTCTGCGGAGCACGGAGAGCATAGTGCCCGGGTTATGTGCGCAGAAATGGCGGAGAGTCACCTCCAGGTTATATGTAAATTACAGGAGGACTATGGCCTGTATAACATACGGGGATAGAAGTAGCAGCCCTGAGGAGGTGCGGCATACATAATGTTCTGTGGGGCagatgtacttaaaggggttatctacctAAAAACTAAAAATACCAGCTGGCCTTACTCATCAAGTCCCCCTGAATATTTTGCGACCCTCCTGTCTTTCTAACTGATGCAAGTTATGATTTTTTCCAAAAgttatatccaacatggcgcgggccaagaaactacatctcccatcatgcagttcttctccctgattggtctccCTTTGCCTATAGCCCCctcagctttctttcctgcccactgctgtcattactattgcacagtaaacacaggacagttTTCTTTACTGATTTTttatcaccccagtatgtattccatactagctggcgatgtagcagagctgatgcacgTGCGATGCAGCAGAACTGGCGACATAATAGAGCCGCACATGGGGGGGTTGGTGGTGCAGCAGGCACTGTTTATGGGGATGTGGAGCTGACAGAAGGAGCAGGCTTTTGACATAGAGATAACAGGCTCAGGAGCTCTGTCATCTGAGTACCGGTGAGCGGGAGGGAGCTGCCCCATGTGGATGGGGAGTGTTATCGATTTGGAGCGGGAGGGAGCCTGATCGGGAGGGAGCCTGATCGGGAGATGAGGGGGGGATGTACGGTGGGCGAGTGGGAGGGAGCTGAAGCccagagatgatgcagatgaggTCGCCtggccccagagaggagatcacatgtcctgtgtctaggaagggaagggggaagagggagctgcatgttgtcagagtggacacagagaagatgattttagacgtTCAGAGTGGATAAGTATGAGAAAAGCAAGAGCATGGATTTGTGTAAGTTCCATTCAAATTACTGTAAGATTTCTATGACAAACTAGGACATGTGTGTCCaaacttatggtacttttacactggTTGGATACTCTATGGATTTTCCAATCCAGATTGGTGTGCAAAAAATGTGAAGTATTACAGTACCAGCGATGTGAATGGGATTTTACAAAATCTCGTTCTCACGCTGTGGAACGTAGAACATCCACATATGCTGGAGACTTTTTACGTATTttccccattaacttcaatgcagtTAAAACCCACACTGAAGTCTGTTGCGGATCCACAAATGCATCAATATCAGAGGGTGGAGGACCTGTCCACTGCAACAATCACTGGTCCTACTCCGACTTCTAGTCATGGAAGTAAGGAGAAGAGAAGAGCCGCCAAAGACCAGAAGTAGACGCATTAGAAGCTGGGATAGGTAtcactttatttttctttattacagCAGCTCcagcataatataaaaaaaagaattaattgaaatatccctttaaaggggaactctaggtttttttttgtaaatcttttTTTATGAGAGAAAATATTTAAACAAGCATTGCCAAGTACATATAATATAACGATAAGACAACTTGCAGAGAAAAAGTCATCCGGTTAGGCAAATACCaacagcgctgacagcgctctttTAATCTTCCAGTCGCCTTTAGGATCCTAATCGTTAGATTTTTAATGATTGCAAacaaaattgtttatcgttaacctgaaatcgttcatcatattatacagaatgatagtcattagttacaatcgttactgcgatcgtttattccttctgatcccagcaaaacaatgggcaatgtgcaattacactgaacgattagtgaacaaatgtggaatcacAGCGAACGattaccgatgattttaggttcagatctgatttttcaatcgttgatAGCAATCACACCGGACGatcatcgtttaaattcgaaggaTATAATGACTTTTTGCACGacaattggcccgtgtaatagagccctaagggtcctattacaagggcCGACTGTGGCCCCATCAtttcagtaaacaagcgccaatcttcTAAATCATTGCTCGTTTACTGCACCTATTACAtcgcccgataatcgggcagaaaagggctgcatggacatcgttggcaatgtccgtgcagtccttgcccaaacgCCTGATATTTCACGTCTCCCCACTGCCGGTCTTCTCtactgtgctccgcagcttcccagtcTCGGCGATAGCAGCATCTGAGCGATCTGTCAAGCTGAGCTCAGATGCTGCAGTCGCCGGgatcgggaagctgcggagcaccaGAAAGAAGACCGGGAATgctgagaggtaaggtatcaggtgtttgggcgaTGCATGGTTGGTGCCtggcgattttaggtccaaacttaAACCAACAATCACccaatgattgtttcatcggctgatcgttgtctctatcacacagagtgataatcggcccaattcggccgaatatcgctccatgtaataggacactgaagggagggggggaccagtACAGTTGACACCACAATGAATAAATATATGCCAAGGGGGTGCTCATGCCAATCTTTGTGCAAAGAAAGGGAGCCACTGACGCTGAACCTTGGTGCCCCGGGCGTGATCTTCTGCCATCAAGGTTTCCATTCTATATAGAAAGACCATCTCACTCCCGCACTCAGCAATGGAGGGAGGAGTGACGTCCTCCCAAAGACGTGGTATAACTGTGCAAGCTGCTGACAAGAAGTGGCACAGCAACCCCTTCCTAACAGCAGAGACAGGCCCGGGTGTCAAGGATAGTAAAGATAAGCTTGGTGTAGGGGGTGATCACTTTGCCTGTGACCTGTGTATAGATCTTGAAAACCGACTGCCGGAATGGGCTTAGGATGGAGCAGTCCCTCCAAATGTGTGACATTGTGCCGACCGCTGTTCCACACCGCCAGCAAAGATCAGAGACCCCGGGGTAGCAGAGATACAATAGCTGAAGGCACCTGTACCAGCGCATCAATATTTTGAAATTCTTTTCCTAAGCTACACGCAATAAGGACGTCAGGCCAGTGGGCGTCGCAAGCTAAATCCCATCAGGAAAGCGAAGCTGGAGGTATGCCTTTGGCTGTGCATACTCCAACCAGGAACGAGTCCTCTCTGGGCAGGAAAACTGAAGAGCAGAAAAGGGAGGAAGGGATGAGGTCCCACGAGCACCTGACTCCAAGCCAACCAGCACAGAAAGTATACTCTACCGCAGGCCGGCGGGAAGGCAGGGTCATCAAACAACGGTCTCCTTACACCAGGGCGGTGGGAAAGCCCAAATCAGGGTCGCAATCCATCCCACACTCGTAAGAAATTGTGGGTTAAGTATTGGAAAAAGGTCATAGTTGGGCGATGGTTAGGAAGAATCCAAGGTAGGGTTTTTGGGGCAATAGGTGACAATTCCACCTTAATTTTGACCCACTGTTTATTTAAAGACCCATGGAACCAGTCTACTGCCCTCATCAGGATAGCTGCCTTATGGTAAAGGGCTAAATCTGGCAACCCAGCCCTTCCAGACTGTTTGAGACGGGTAAGCGTACAGGAATTGGTCTATTTGTCTGTGacacactgcaaaaaatctgtgaTTTGTGTGATTTTACcctaaaggtagcttcacacacaacggaTTCACTGCGGATCCCTTGTCATTAATTTTggatgagaagacatactcgcagcaggattgacaagccgttgcaagtatgtaaatgccacCTGTTAACCCCCAAGTGGCTGGAAGGTACAATACCtggtccatgctccggcttgcttccaGCGTCTGGATgtgccgctcagctaatcactgcgtactgcgcagcgcactgattggttgagtgggacgtccagccaggaacccccaaagcaagccggagcatggaccaGGTATTGTACGTTCCAGCCACTGGGGGGTTAACAGgtggcatttacatacttgcaacaggttgtcaatcctgctgcgagtatgtcttctcatccAAAATGAATAACAagggatccactgcggatccgttgtgtgtaaagctaccctaaggctgccttcacactgttgccatgacatttttttttggaagtcaatggaagtttatgatttcCCTtgcacacaaagggggagatttatcaaactggtgtaaagtgaaacaggcccagttgcccctagcaaccaatcagattccacctttcattcctcacagattctttgaaaaaatgaaaggtggaatctgattggttgctaggggcaactgagccagtttcactttacaccatgtttgataaatctcccccatggtggttttttttttgcgtttttctctcctttctggcatttttgtggctctgtggcagtttttgcaAAACGCAGCAGGCTGAGGGTTTGGCGTTTTTTATTCTGCAAACTatggtatttttctcccatagacttcaatagaagtCTTAAGCTCCACTAAAAAAATGCATATGGCGTTTTCTAGTGGTGCATTTCAGGCAGATAAAAAGCAGCTGTatggttcacaaggggttaaattacCTCCTTTGGACCAGACTATATTATACGGGGTTGGGGGCGGCAGGGAAAGGTTCACTTACCCTCTGGTCTTCTTCTGATtggcagctgagcagggacactgtttcagccgctgattggctgcgaTGACGCTGGACCATCCGcatttcagccaatcagcggctgcagcagtgtcccggctgcagccactgattccCAGGCTCTGTATTTGAAGAGGAAGGGCCTAGTACACTtgtagctcagtgtgccaggctctgctgaagatagaagacgTTGGGTATCAATAggacccccccttttcccctcaGCACTGTATccatcacagcaaggaaggggggccatgaacccccttccttgctgggatgggcacattgtgacatcaatgtggcccccatggggttaagtgaggatgccatGTTATTCAGTATGGCACACAAAGGTTTAAGTGTGCATGCcatgcatccatacttaaccccttgtgtggcagTCTGCAAACAGTATCTGCCTACTGTAAGGTGCACCTGTCGCAATGATGCTCTTAGCTTCTTTTCGTGTgctttcagatattggtatcctgtggattatgtgggatttggtggactacgccGGTGACtagcgttgtttttttttaattaaatggtcAAAGAGgcggtactggggtaatattgggagggttaatgttagccattttataccggctaacactaggtccgacttagtaatggattccgtctatcagacagtgctggggggagaaggggggcccaATTGATACTCTCCCTGACAtcttctatcttcagcagagcctggcacactgagctacaagtgtgccaggctctgcctctACAAATATGGAGGGTGGGAATCAGCGTCTGCagccgggacactgctgcagctgctgattggctgagctgagaaTGCTCATGTGTCatctcaaccaatcagtggctgaagcagtgtccctgcaTAGCCACTGAAAATAAGAAGAGCTTAGGGTTAGTTAACACACCCAAAATGGAGCACAGTCTTGTCCCCAGGGGGTTCCTTTAAtcccctgtggaccagactgtgcCATTCTGCCACCCACTCCAGCAAagaaggggtcacttaaccccttcctttctggagtgGGTGCATTCAGGTCTGCATTTTTTTACCCAAACATGGACTTCAGCATTAAGTCCATGTCGTTTAGGTTAAAAATACCGACCCGAGACTTTCACACCTAAAGCCAAAAATGCGGCAAAAACACCATGCCACGCCTTGGTGTTTTTTGTGTGGTTATTTTGGTGGGGCATACAAAACGCCACCAAAAACCTATGTGTGAGGGtacccccttaaaggacaactcccgcgggaccccaaaaaaaaaaaaaaacacagacacacacagacaccatactcaccatctctccggtgacgatcgccactcgattcgcccgccgtccgcctctccgtcgcagccttccgccatccagcgatgtctccaacttccgggtccaggggatggaaaaggctgccagtgcgcttgcgcaccggcagccttttcattggctggagcgcatcacatggcttccagcaagctcagccaatcagggctgagcaagctggaagccatgtgatgcgctccagccaatgaaaaggctgctggtgcgcatgtgcaccagcagccttttcatccccattcactttgcatgaagacgccgaggaggaagaagacccggaccgcccctcggctctgacgtcgtcgtcaccagatgccgccccggagaagaggaccgtgacgatcgtaataggtaatgtataaattccttaacttccggggtggggggtcgggggtccgaaagtgggggaagggggccaggccgggtatttaaccacattacaaagttatataactttgtaatgtgtgttaaatgagcaaaaaaaaatttttgtgggagttgtcctttaaggctttgTGTGTTCCCAGCTTGGTATGCTCACAGTTTGCTCTCCCGGACACGCTCTTGGTTAAGATGTTTGTGAAAGAAGGCCTGAATTCTTTTCCAGGAGTCCACTTGTGC encodes:
- the LOC138770243 gene encoding acyl-coenzyme A thioesterase 1-like isoform X1, with amino-acid sequence MLSVLRRRLPAVPRCGRAMSGLCMQVSPGRCLYDRPLQLRVRGLSPGQPVTLRTALTDEAGELFTSVALYQADGGGELELSRSPALEGGSYTGVEPEGPLWSLEPRTPLRRLIKKDVQSPFQLRFSLHQAHRPPGALLAEAAQERSFMGEGVTREPVRDGRVRGSLFLPPGPGPFPGVIEIQGTGGGLLDYKASLLADKGFATLALAYYNYEDLPKEMKDLRLEYFEEAVNFMLRHPQVKGPGIGLFGHSKGGDLVLSMASFLKGIAASAVVNGSVANVAAALHYKDITLPPIGYDLKRLKSPQPGVVDMSEILFNPLEEANRKSLIPVGKADCKFLFVVAEDDKNWKSDFHAQTACQLLAEEGKEKPEVVYYPNAGHYIEPPYFPLCKASMHRLIGHPVIWGGEPKAHAHAQVDSWKRIQDFFHKHLNQERVRESKL